gcggcagattaaatttgcgccttcaaactgggaaagcttccgtctatgaatagatctcccatccttctgatgcctgccctctgccagctctggaacccaccatccatcctacccgggacaaacctgtggttgttgaatATCGGGATCCAAACCGACACTCCTTCCACCttcctcctccattgtccccaaatccgcagtgtcgccaccaccaccggacttgtggagtaacgggtctttGAGAACGGCGAAGGAGCtggtatcaaagctcccagactagtacgttTACATGctgccgcctccagctgctcccacaccccccccccccctcatcgcccacttcctaatcatagctatattggccgctcACAACTGACTTTTGACTAACCCAGCTATTTCTAAGCTGTGATCTTGTTTTCCTAATTTCTTGATTATAAAgtgtagatcagtgttcttcaaatttcttTTTCccagggatccatttttaccaaccggccaaccttcgagacccacgccggctgacctgagccacccaccattttctcttcccttgtttgctgctgacaaaaatggaggaaatggctttgggtccctttggccctcggacATGCTCCTCTAAtggacctgttggatgaaggtgaagccttccagtgttggaaagtatggagtctccatctgttcaAAGTTCTTCATTTTTTTCCTGCaaagttttatcaaataaaaccctcccgaacttgttaaaaaaaattttttttaatgaataaaataaatgaaaaaaaaaaattaaataaataaaataaatgaataaaatgaataaccccccccccccaaacttgtaaatcaAAAAGCTGCAACCATTTAAAAACAAagaggccgcactgcgcatgcgtgcccgatcgtcGGAGCACTTGCGCACAGtttatgatctggcacgcatgcgcaatgcggccgcatttttttaacaTGTATTTTGAAGCCCGCTTGCAGCCGGTGTtaataacagccggctgctgcggctgttgcgcgcagatttgcgcgatcgggagcgccgtgacaGACAGCTCCGCGACCCTTCCTACACCCGCCCGGTCATGGTGATACTGACACTGTCAATCTCTTTTATAAGGTAAAAGAGGACACTGATTTGCAGATGGGAAACTCAAACCagacatcacatcaagatctgacagagtcactcaattcatcaagatctgaatatcatcggtctttgaatgtggaaggagaaatgtttgttggttctgtcagtgggaaacaatttcaaacatcagtgtgactggaaaagcagagatccacacacctgagtgagagtgttaaaGTGAACTGActgaaaagagctttaaccagtcagacagcctgaaaaaacatcacaccattcacagcggagagaaaccgtacacgtgttctgtgtggacgaagcttcaactgatcatccaacctggagagacacaaggacatgaACACCATGGaaaaactgtggaaatgtggggcctgtgggaagggtttcaaatacccatccctgctggaaaaacatcgacgcagtcacactggagagaggccattcacctgctccgtttgtgggaagtgattcattcagtcatcccacttgctgacccaccagcaagttcacattggTGAGAGGCTGTTTAACCAGTCAGACTGTGATAAGAACTCTAAAAGCTCCGAGGACCTGGTCAAGCAGCAGGTTGTTCGCACTGAGGGgcagttcagctgctctcactgtgggaagctgTTTAAACGATCACAGACACTCATTGAACATgaccgcactcacactggggagagaccgttcacctgccctgtgtgtgggaagggattcactccgtCTTCCAGCctccagaaacatcagcgagtccacactggggagaggccattcacctgctccttatGTGGAAAAGGATTCATTTATTTAACTAGCCTCCcatcacaccaacttgttcactcggATAAGAAACCTTTCCAATGCTTTGAATGTGGGAAGAGCTTTAAATCCACAAAtgttctgctgagacaccagcgggttcacactggggagaggctgttcacctgctctgactgtgggaagggattcactcgctcaTCCCACCTGGTgatgcaccagcgaattcacactggagagacaccgttcacctgctcaaagtgtgggatgggattcagtcTCTCATccaacttgctgacacaccagcgcactcacactgtggataaaccattcatctgctccgaatgtgggaagggattcgtttGTACAGCCTACTTACTGagtcaccagcgggttcacactggggagagaccattctcctgctctgactgtgggaagggattcactcgctcaTTTCACCTGCTGGTttaccagtgagttcacaccggggagaaaccatttacctgctcaaagtgtgggaagggattcactcagtcatcccacttgctgaaacaccagcaagttcacaccgggGATAAAACATTCATCTGCTCCgaatgtgggaatggattcacgtgTACATCTGATTTACTGACACACCAACGCAGCCACAccgaggagagaccgttcactttctctcagtgtgggaagggaatcACTCAGACAGCCCATCTTCTGACACAGCAGCAAGTTGACAAGTGtccgcaggggttggattctgcagttattgctgctgttaatctcaTCCCGGACTGAACCttcttcattctgacagttggagttTATTTCTGATAATAATCCCTATAACTGGGCTGGGGTTTAATCCTCTGGATAAATGTCAAATGAACTAATATTGTTTCAGACACACAGTCGAGACCTTCATTTCTCCAGGATAAGAGGAGATTGATTAATGTCCTGTCACAGACTGCTGCATTTTGGGAACTTTTCTCCTTTCTAACTCCAGATTATTTCAGTTGTGACACCTTGAGTTACTCCATGGACTAGTCCCAGCTCTCCATTGCTCCCAGAGTCTCTCTCTTAGCCTTGGGATCCAGGGAAGTTATCGGTAACATACGAGGGATCACTAAACACAAAACAGAgtcatttgcactgatgtgctggtctcCCCAATCACTGACGATGTTATTGTTTGTGGACCTCCTGCTCCTCTGATTTGTTGAATTGTTCACCACCATCCACGACTGAATGTAGCCGGGCAGCACAATGGCatcgtgtttagcactgctgcctcacagcgccaggcactaggattcgattctgaccttgggcggctgtctgtgtggagtttgcacattctccccgtgtctgcgtgggtttcctctgggtgctccagtttcctcccacagtccaaagatgtgctggttaggtaaattgctcctaggtggggttaggggacaggatggggtttgggctgagatggggtgctgtttcagaggttcagtgcagactcgatggctgaatggcctcctatactgtagggattctatgactgcagCTTTGATCTGATTTGTTGTTTTTGCGATCGCTTACCCCTGTCTAGAGCCTGCTGTTTCCGCTGTTTATCATGGATTCTGTTTTAGGAatacctgctgctgctcctgacatgttctcctccactccatgttgaaccagggttggtcccttggcttgatggtaatggtagagtgagggatatgccagccTATGAGGTTACAGGTTGTGATTGAATATTagtctgctgatggcccacagcacctcatggatacccTGTTTTTAGCGAGATGTATGCTGAATCGACCCaatttagcacagtgatagtgaCACACAGGACAATGGAGGGTAATCTCAGGGTGAAGATGGGACTTTATCTCATAAAATAACAAGAATAttgttttttctattcttcctgccaaagtggagaaGTGAAATACATCCCCTGGCCGGAGGCCAGGACAAAGTTACACTTTAACGGTTTAATTACAGAGCAACTACTGCGAATCCCATAAAGGTTGGATGAGCTAAGGTCTAGAACTGTTAACTCCCCAGCCattggttgactcccagtgggtcagaatggaggagagtttgggtagggggtcgggattgaaggcgctagcaacagcgccgctcctgacagCCCCGGGAGTCGGGTAGTAATAGGTTTGTTGCGAATTtgtaggcagtttcaccaacatttcgggttgggggtaggAGCAAAGGAAATGTTGATTtgggggaaaccacagatttgagccagggaggtgggatggaaattttcagagatgaggggagaaaggaattaggacactgaaagatttgtgggtcggtttgcaggattgaaggggcTGGGAGTAagatatgggctggagcaggatgaaatattttgatacatgcaggtttgagactttgccagaaaggaggtacagagATCCTGgaagagctggcctccacattgctggaaatgaaatgaaatgaaatgaaaatgaaatgaaatgatattgtcacaagtaggcgtcaaatgaagttactgtgaaaagtccctagtcgccacattccggcgcctgtttggggaggctggtacgggaattgaaccatgctgctggcctgcattggtctgctttaaaagcaagctctttagccctgtgctaaaccagcccctatcaatatcaactatcccatcctcccaccaaaccccagacatcctCCAGCAcccctggaggaggtgctgacaacagggggaactggagaagggggtagtgtcggcggtttacgtggctattttggaagaggagaagacactgctggaagggatcaaggcaaagtgggaggaagagttgggagagggtatggaggaggggttctggtgtgaggtgctccggagagtgaatgcctccacctcgtgtgcgagattggggctgatacagctgaaggtggagcACACCTCAcatgggcgaggatgagccggctctttgagggggtagatgtgtgtgaacgttgcagggggagggtggaggaggggcacaaaccacattcatatgatttggtcctgcccaaagctggaggattactggaaggaggtttttagggtaatctctaaagtggtgcatgtgaaactggatccaggccctctggaggccatattcggggtgtcagaccagccggcgtTGGAAAtgggcgtggaggcagatgttgtagctttcACCTTGTTGAGAGCCCGAATGTGGATACTGTTAGGGTGGAgaccaacctctccaccctgtgccctggtgtggcgggagggacctgctggaattcttgactcttgagaaggtcaaatttgaactgaggggaaggatggaggggttctacaattcatgggtgttattcattatgcactttcaagaattggattacatcgaatattAGAGGGCAGGGGGGGCTGCTGggagggttgcggggagggggactgtatgtgttaatggtgactatgggtgattcccgattcctttttgtcatttgtttatgtcaacatgcgggctgctgtttggggtttggtgggaggatgggtttgCTGTTGATGATATGGGGAattacattgcattcgttactgattgttgtttattgtggtgagtgtaaatttgggagaaaatgtgaaaaaggagaataaaaatatatatattttttaaaacagccaTTGATAATTAACTGTTATACTTCGGTTCGAGGCCCTGTTGTGTGAAGAAAACTGTGAGGTTTCAAACCTTCAACCTTGTGTTTGAAATaagtttatcatagatcatagatcatagaatttacagtgcagaaggaggccattaaaataatatcaaagggctcgtccgggatttgaacccgggatctCTCACATTTCCGTGCAGTATAAAccccgaagcgagaatcttacccctagaccaacgaaccTTTAACTTGTAGATTctggaaagaagcagtcactttcTGTCACTGTTTAGAACCACCGTTGGTTTGTGAACTGAAAGAATTTAAGTTCCCCAGTTAGTTTTCATAGTTCTTTGGTTATTTTAACACCTATTACTTACACATGTATTTGTTGAATATATCATACTATATTTTACTCTCTCAACATTTACACCCTGATGGCCTTTATGAACTGATTTTAAGGTAGTGTTTTTAAGGTTTGAAAGCTTTTGGGAGTCAGAGATATAATTATGGCATTGTAAAAAACTTGggtaatggagttttgtttggattaaggaggttccctgtggagttaattagatttcagcttggtaaggtgaTGTGATTAATGGGAGGATCTCAGGTAGCAGCCATTTTGCAGAAAAGAAGTTAGTTGACTTTTAGTTTTtagaataatctttactgtcacaagtcagcttacattaacactgcaatgaagttactgtgaaaatcaccgagtcgccacattccggcgcctgttcaggtacacagagggagaattcagaatgtccaattcacctaacagcatgtctttcaggacttgtgggaggaaaccggaacacctggaggaaacctatgcagacacagagaacgtacagactccgcacagacagtgactcaagcgggaatctaacctgggatcctggagctgtgaagcaacagtgctaaccactgtgcttggaaggtgagctgaaacaaactgagaagcagcttctgaagaagtacagccagagattctgcgtgGGTCTGATTGTCAGTGAAGGACAGTCTGTTGTTGGGAGTTTTGATTCTCTGGTGTCTGAAACCACAAGATTCAATGTTTAGAGGcaacaagatgaacaaggaaacacatcaaggcccaaaactccagctggatattcacaggagaaagtctgTTATCAAACACCTCGAATGGACAGAACAGAGAAAGATCCCAACTGTAAGAAACTCTCAAATCATTTGTAAATATCTTTCAAATATTGACGGATTCCAACTGTCAGTTTCCAGTACATTTGAAGTcaatggaaggtgaaagagtggtTATTCTGGACCAATAATAAACACTAATTAGATCACAGCGACTGAGTATGAGAGATGGTTAAAGGTTCCAGATGAAACTTGATTTTATTACCTTAAATTGGCAGATTCAGACATTTTATATCTTTGTGCTATTTACAGACTGGAAGCTGAAAGCTGCTGTTTCACTTTCAGTCAGGAGCAGATcccagttttacaccaatctctgatttgacagcacatttccagcattcaccattgttcttcctGACTCTGAACAAATTATAAAGGAGCTTCTGTGCCGCGTCtaggagctctgaaccatggaagagagcagctgggacacatt
This portion of the Scyliorhinus torazame isolate Kashiwa2021f chromosome 5, sScyTor2.1, whole genome shotgun sequence genome encodes:
- the LOC140417831 gene encoding uncharacterized protein, whose protein sequence is MQSADRRSSHLLTHQQVHIGERLFNQSDCDKNSKSSEDLVKQQVVRTEGQFSCSHCGKLFKRSQTLIEHDRTHTGERPFTCPVCGKGFTPSSSLQKHQRVHTGERPFTCSLCGKGFIYLTSLPSHQLVHSDKKPFQCFECGKSFKSTNVLLRHQRVHTGERLFTCSDCGKGFTRSSHLVMHQRIHTGETPFTCSKCGMGFSLSSNLLTHQRTHTVDKPFICSECGKGFVCTAYLLSHQRVHTGERPFSCSDCGKGFTRSFHLLVYQ